The Mauremys reevesii isolate NIE-2019 linkage group 13, ASM1616193v1, whole genome shotgun sequence genome contains a region encoding:
- the NRL gene encoding neural retina-specific leucine zipper protein, whose protein sequence is MPHGAAPLRMSVPLAELPTSPLALEYLNDFDLLKFEVKREPAGLMGGASLDPSPCSSVPPSPTLSEAGLGDGGDPKAGLEELYWLAALHQQMAGGGEGVGLSPEEVVEALLGGAAVGGFCPGGPLQQQQQLPPLRDHFSDEQLVGMSVRELNRRLRGFGKDEVLRLKQKRRTLKNRGYAQSCRSKRVQQRHLLEAEKSQLAHELDALRGELARLAHERDLYKARCEKLLPQPPSPSQFFL, encoded by the exons ATGCCCCACGGCGCTGCCCCACTCAGGATGtcggtgcccctggccgagctcCCCACCAGCCCCCTGGCCCTGGAATATCTCAACGACTTTGACCTGCTGAAGTTTGAGGTCAAACGTGAGCCGGCCGGCCTGATGGGCGGGGCCTCCCtggacccctccccctgcagctcagtgCCGCCCTCCCCCACGCTGAGCGAAGCGGGGCTGGGGGACGGAGGGGACCCCAaggcggggctggaggagctctacTGGCTGGCTGCGCTGCACCAGCagatggcagggggtggggagggggtggggctcagcccagaggaggtggtggaggccctgctggggggggcggcCGTGGGGGGCTTCTGCCCCGGGGGGCCgctccagcagcaacagcag ctcccgccCCTCCGGGACCATTTCTCGGACGAGCAGCTGGTGGGGATGTCGGTGCGGGAGCTGAACCGCCGCCTGCGGGGCTTCGGCAAGGACGAGGTGCTGCGGCTGAAGCAGAAGCGCCGCACGCTGAAGAACCGCGGCTACGCCCAGTCCTGCCGCTCCAAGCGGGTGCAGCAGCGCCACCTGCTGGAGGCCGAGAAGTCCCAGCTGGCCCATGAGCTGGACGCCCTGCGGGGGGAGCTGGCCCGGCTCGCCCACGAGCGCGA